The following are from one region of the Sulfurimicrobium lacus genome:
- a CDS encoding AMP-binding protein, whose product MNRLPLFRHSRPAQAIAWRNDRAISASRFLREVEQLAEQLPQRPFVFNLCTDRYHFLLTFCAALLRGQTNLLPPNHAAGTLTRLHACHPASYGVSDKALAVEGMDIIPFPALQPADEKAFAIPAVAAGHVAAIAFTSGSTGEPQPHPKTWGSLVKQAQLEADILGIEAGLHFLGTVPPQHMYGLESTLMLPLHSGGTLHAGQPLFPADIAAALGEMPAPRILVTTPLHLRICLEQNIALPPIAMALSAAAPLTPEMAQRAEEAYGAPVMEVYGCTETGAIAARRTVQDEGWQTVTGVSVCNDGDGQAWAAGGHVSAPTPLQDVIEPAADGTRFRLLGRTADQVNIAGKRASLGDLNRQLGQIPGVRDGIFFAPDDTPGTAARLIALVVAPELQESEIIAALRQKIDAAFLPRPLYKVDSLPRSATGKLPRNTLIALLGSLQHA is encoded by the coding sequence ATGAACCGACTCCCCCTGTTCAGGCACAGCCGCCCAGCCCAAGCGATTGCCTGGCGCAACGATCGGGCCATCAGCGCTTCCCGCTTTCTGCGCGAAGTGGAACAGCTGGCCGAGCAATTGCCGCAGCGCCCCTTCGTCTTCAACCTGTGCACCGACCGCTACCACTTCCTGCTCACCTTCTGCGCCGCCCTGCTGCGCGGCCAGACCAACCTGCTGCCGCCCAACCATGCGGCCGGCACCCTGACGCGGCTGCACGCCTGCCATCCGGCGTCTTACGGCGTGAGCGACAAGGCCCTGGCGGTGGAGGGAATGGACATCATCCCCTTTCCCGCTTTGCAGCCGGCCGACGAAAAGGCGTTCGCCATACCCGCCGTCGCAGCCGGACACGTCGCCGCCATCGCCTTCACTTCGGGCAGCACCGGCGAGCCGCAGCCCCACCCCAAAACCTGGGGATCGCTGGTCAAACAGGCGCAACTGGAAGCCGACATACTCGGCATCGAAGCCGGACTGCATTTCCTCGGCACGGTGCCGCCGCAGCACATGTACGGCCTCGAATCCACCCTGATGCTGCCGCTCCACAGCGGCGGAACGCTGCATGCCGGCCAGCCGCTGTTTCCGGCGGATATCGCCGCGGCACTGGGGGAAATGCCCGCGCCGCGCATACTCGTCACCACGCCGCTGCACCTGCGCATCTGCCTGGAGCAAAACATCGCCCTACCCCCCATCGCCATGGCCCTTTCCGCCGCCGCGCCTCTCACGCCGGAAATGGCGCAGCGCGCCGAAGAGGCCTACGGCGCACCGGTTATGGAGGTTTACGGCTGCACGGAAACGGGCGCCATCGCCGCGCGCCGCACGGTGCAGGACGAGGGCTGGCAAACCGTGACGGGGGTCAGCGTCTGCAACGACGGCGACGGCCAGGCCTGGGCAGCAGGCGGGCATGTCAGCGCGCCCACGCCGCTGCAGGACGTGATCGAACCCGCCGCCGACGGCACGCGATTCCGCTTGCTGGGGCGCACGGCTGACCAGGTCAACATCGCCGGAAAACGCGCGTCCCTGGGCGACCTCAACCGCCAGCTCGGCCAGATTCCCGGCGTGCGGGACGGCATTTTTTTCGCCCCGGACGACACCCCCGGCACCGCGGCGCGCCTGATCGCCCTGGTGGTCGCACCTGAGCTGCAGGAGAGCGAGATCATCGCCGCGCTGCGGCAAAAAATCGACGCGGCATTTCTGCCCCGTCCCCTCTACAAGGTCGACAGCCTGCCGCGCAGCGCCACCGGCAAGCTGCCGCGCAACACCCTCATCGCCCTGCTCGGCAGTCTGCAGCATGCCTGA
- a CDS encoding NAD(P)/FAD-dependent oxidoreductase codes for MSDMSEQPSPVQTCDVLVIGGGPAGSTAATLLAQKGYRVVLIEKDKFPRFHIGESLLPVNNGLFEQLGVLDEVARIGMVKNAAQFDSMYHGKKQSFYFSQAMNQRYPFSYEVHRAELDQILLDNCRAKGAQVHEETKVTAVDFSDPQSVRVTTRNQDGEGRWQARFLIDASGRDTFLANRFASKQPHPKHASAAIYGHFEGVERLPGTDEGNISLFWFDHGWFWLIPLQNGITSVGMVCWPYYLKTRKTDLDTFFHDTVATCPPLAMRMKDATLTKPVTATGNYSYLSSKMSGDSYLMLGDAFAFVDPIFSSGVLLAMKSAVFGAEAVDAGLRDPARMQSHLQRFEKNVLKGLKGFTWLIFRMTTPVMRELLMNPRNIFGVESAVIAILAGDVHDNPQARSRMRLFKLIYYMRCLATLPQSIRAHYQRRRLIRAEVFEQSW; via the coding sequence ATGAGCGACATGAGCGAACAACCCTCCCCGGTCCAAACCTGCGACGTGCTGGTCATCGGCGGCGGCCCCGCCGGTTCCACCGCCGCGACCCTGCTGGCGCAGAAAGGCTACCGGGTGGTGCTCATCGAAAAAGACAAGTTCCCCCGCTTTCACATCGGCGAATCGCTGCTGCCGGTCAACAACGGCCTGTTCGAACAGCTCGGCGTGCTGGACGAGGTGGCGCGCATCGGCATGGTGAAGAACGCGGCGCAATTCGATTCCATGTACCACGGCAAGAAACAGTCGTTCTACTTCTCTCAGGCCATGAACCAGCGCTATCCCTTTTCCTACGAAGTACACCGCGCCGAGCTCGACCAGATCCTGCTCGACAATTGCCGCGCCAAGGGCGCGCAGGTTCACGAAGAGACCAAAGTAACCGCAGTGGATTTCAGCGATCCGCAATCGGTCCGCGTCACGACCCGGAACCAGGATGGCGAGGGCCGCTGGCAGGCGCGCTTCCTGATCGACGCTTCGGGGCGCGACACCTTCCTCGCCAATCGTTTCGCCAGCAAACAGCCGCACCCCAAACACGCCAGCGCGGCGATCTATGGCCACTTCGAGGGTGTCGAGCGTCTCCCCGGAACGGACGAGGGCAACATCTCCCTGTTCTGGTTCGACCACGGCTGGTTCTGGCTGATTCCGCTGCAGAACGGCATCACCAGCGTGGGCATGGTGTGCTGGCCGTATTACCTCAAGACGCGCAAGACCGACCTCGACACTTTCTTCCACGACACGGTCGCCACCTGCCCGCCGCTCGCCATGCGCATGAAGGACGCCACCCTGACCAAGCCGGTTACCGCCACCGGCAACTACAGCTACCTTTCCAGCAAGATGAGCGGCGACAGCTACCTGATGCTGGGCGATGCCTTCGCCTTCGTCGATCCGATCTTCTCTTCCGGCGTGCTGCTCGCCATGAAGAGCGCGGTCTTCGGCGCCGAGGCCGTGGATGCCGGCCTGCGCGACCCGGCGCGCATGCAGAGCCATTTGCAGCGTTTCGAAAAAAACGTGCTCAAGGGGCTGAAAGGCTTCACCTGGCTCATATTCCGCATGACCACGCCGGTGATGCGCGAGCTGCTGATGAACCCGCGCAACATCTTCGGCGTCGAGTCGGCGGTCATCGCCATCCTGGCCGGCGATGTGCACGACAACCCGCAGGCGCGCTCGCGGATGCGGCTGTTCAAGCTGATTTACTACATGCGCTGCCTGGCCACGCTGCCGCAAAGCATTCGCGCCCATTACCAGCGCCGCAGGCTGATCCGTGCCGAAGTCTTCGAACAGTCATGGTAG
- a CDS encoding cation:proton antiporter has translation MSATAAVSVHAAENLLFFTLMQLVLILLAARLGGSLALRLGQARVVGEIVVGLLLGPSLFGALAPDTFHYVFHSVSAAPVTIMSQIGLILLMFQIGLDFDFSHLKEKENSRAVLLVAALGLAAPFVLGLAVGHLSHDTLAPEVNPLGYSLFLATALSITAVPILGRIMMEFGLTRTPMGVITITSAAINDVVGWITLAAVTALTLSSFSLSGMLLNLGLLALYAAFCWWALRPLLRWMLARFASHSDNLPQSLMAILLAVIFLSAMSTYKMGIFAIFGGFILGVLLHDEPDFVAAWKAKISDFVTVFFLPIFFTYTGLRTNIGALDSWALWQWCLVILAAATLGKFGGCYLGARWAGRGASESRIIAVMMNTRALMELIVINVGYDLGVIPASVFTMLVIMAVVSTLVTAPALRLWLPKLKPELVQEAS, from the coding sequence ATGTCAGCGACAGCAGCCGTTTCAGTGCATGCAGCAGAAAACCTGCTGTTTTTCACCCTCATGCAACTGGTGCTGATCCTGCTGGCGGCGCGCCTCGGCGGGTCGCTCGCTTTGCGCCTCGGGCAGGCCCGCGTGGTGGGCGAAATCGTCGTCGGCCTGCTGCTCGGGCCGAGCCTGTTCGGGGCGCTCGCGCCTGATACTTTCCATTACGTGTTCCATTCCGTTTCCGCCGCGCCGGTGACGATCATGAGCCAGATCGGCCTGATCCTGCTGATGTTCCAGATCGGCCTGGACTTCGATTTCTCCCATCTGAAGGAAAAGGAAAACAGCCGCGCCGTGCTGCTGGTGGCGGCACTCGGACTGGCGGCGCCGTTCGTGCTGGGGCTGGCCGTCGGCCACCTGTCCCACGACACGCTGGCGCCCGAAGTCAATCCGCTCGGCTACAGCCTGTTCCTCGCCACCGCGTTGTCCATCACCGCCGTGCCCATCCTGGGGCGCATCATGATGGAATTCGGCCTGACGCGCACGCCGATGGGCGTCATCACCATCACCTCGGCGGCGATCAACGACGTGGTCGGCTGGATCACGCTGGCCGCTGTCACCGCGCTCACGCTGTCGTCGTTTTCCCTCTCCGGCATGCTGCTCAACCTGGGGCTACTGGCGCTCTACGCGGCGTTCTGCTGGTGGGCGCTGCGTCCCCTGCTGCGCTGGATGCTGGCGCGCTTCGCCTCGCACTCCGACAACCTGCCGCAAAGCCTGATGGCGATCCTGCTGGCGGTGATTTTCCTGTCGGCGATGAGCACCTACAAGATGGGTATTTTCGCCATCTTCGGCGGTTTCATCCTGGGCGTGCTGCTGCACGACGAACCCGACTTCGTGGCGGCCTGGAAAGCCAAAATATCCGATTTCGTCACGGTGTTCTTCCTGCCCATCTTCTTCACCTACACCGGCCTGCGCACCAACATCGGCGCGCTCGACAGCTGGGCGCTGTGGCAGTGGTGCCTGGTGATCCTGGCGGCCGCGACGCTGGGCAAGTTCGGCGGCTGCTATCTCGGCGCGCGCTGGGCCGGGCGCGGAGCGTCGGAGTCGCGCATCATCGCGGTGATGATGAACACCCGCGCCCTGATGGAGCTGATCGTCATCAACGTCGGCTACGACCTGGGCGTCATCCCGGCCAGCGTCTTCACCATGCTGGTCATCATGGCGGTGGTCAGCACGCTGGTAACCGCGCCGGCGCTGCGTTTATGGCTGCCGAAATTGAAACCTGAACTTGTACAGGAAGCATCATGA
- a CDS encoding LolA family protein: MLAVLALFAWAGVAHAEWTADALLKALAERPAGQSRYTETKTSALLKEPLKSSGTLRFKKPAFLEKHVQTPFEEILTVDGERMTWEKPAAHKKHTMALRDFPVVWGFIESMRATLNGDAKTLQRFYKVRLDGDERQWSLVLLPSDIDMAQFIRVIRIGGSKTQLATVEIEEAGGDRTLMTLSEETK, translated from the coding sequence ATGCTTGCCGTGCTAGCCCTGTTCGCCTGGGCCGGCGTCGCCCATGCCGAATGGACCGCCGATGCCTTGCTCAAGGCCCTGGCGGAGCGCCCCGCCGGCCAGTCGCGCTACACCGAAACCAAGACCTCCGCCCTGCTCAAGGAGCCGCTCAAGTCGAGCGGCACGCTGCGTTTCAAGAAACCGGCCTTCCTGGAAAAGCACGTGCAAACCCCGTTCGAGGAAATTCTCACCGTGGACGGCGAGCGCATGACCTGGGAAAAACCGGCTGCACATAAAAAACACACCATGGCGCTGCGCGATTTCCCCGTGGTGTGGGGGTTCATCGAAAGCATGCGCGCCACCCTCAACGGCGACGCCAAAACCCTGCAGCGCTTTTACAAAGTGCGCCTCGACGGCGACGAGCGGCAATGGAGCCTGGTGCTGCTGCCTTCGGACATCGACATGGCGCAGTTCATCCGCGTGATACGCATCGGCGGCAGCAAGACGCAGCTGGCGACAGTGGAAATCGAGGAAGCCGGCGGCGACCGTACCCTGATGACCCTGAGCGAGGAAACGAAGTGA
- a CDS encoding DUF3465 domain-containing protein, with protein sequence MNKLLLIAVIAVAGYVGLTQYDSPSSDNPVSINKNYVDLSSNDKVGIGKTSDSVLANAFANETSNLQIEGKGTVAKILPDDTDGSRHQRFILRLDSGQTILFAHNIDLAPRINSLREGDAIMFNGEYAWNPKGGVIHWTHNDPSGRHTAGWLKHDGKIYQ encoded by the coding sequence ATGAATAAATTGTTGCTAATAGCTGTCATTGCAGTTGCAGGATATGTCGGGCTTACACAATATGACAGCCCGTCATCGGATAACCCAGTCAGCATCAACAAGAACTATGTCGACTTGTCCTCAAATGACAAGGTTGGAATTGGCAAGACTAGTGATTCCGTGCTGGCCAATGCTTTCGCGAATGAAACCAGCAATCTTCAAATTGAAGGCAAAGGAACGGTAGCGAAGATACTGCCAGACGACACGGATGGCAGTAGGCACCAACGCTTCATTCTCCGTCTGGATTCAGGCCAAACCATATTGTTTGCACACAACATTGATCTTGCACCGCGAATCAATTCCCTGAGAGAGGGAGATGCCATCATGTTTAATGGCGAGTATGCGTGGAATCCGAAGGGTGGCGTAATCCATTGGACGCATAACGACCCGAGTGGGCGGCATACTGCGGGATGGTTAAAGCACGACGGAAAAATATACCAATAG
- the panB gene encoding 3-methyl-2-oxobutanoate hydroxymethyltransferase has translation MKTTLHTLQQMAEKGDKIAVLTCYDASFAALLEGAGVEVLLVGDSLGMTLQGEDSTLPVTLSDMAYHTRCVARGSKQAYIVADLPFGSYQESPRQALRSAAQLMAAGAHMVKLEGGQVMAETVAFLTARGIPVCGHIGLTPQSVHQLGGYRVQGRSEAAAEQLLLDALALQQSGAGLIVLEAVPATLALQITSQLTIPTIGIGAGPGCAGQVLVLHDMLGIYPGKTPKFAKDFMNGAGSIQAAVLAYVRDVKSGAFPAPEHTF, from the coding sequence ATGAAAACAACTCTGCACACCCTGCAACAGATGGCCGAAAAGGGCGACAAGATCGCCGTCCTGACCTGCTACGACGCCAGTTTCGCCGCCTTGCTCGAAGGCGCCGGGGTGGAAGTGCTGCTGGTCGGCGACTCGCTCGGCATGACGCTGCAGGGCGAGGACTCGACCCTGCCGGTGACTTTGTCCGACATGGCCTACCACACGCGCTGCGTCGCGCGCGGCAGCAAGCAGGCCTACATCGTCGCCGACCTGCCCTTCGGCAGCTACCAGGAAAGTCCGCGGCAGGCGTTGCGCAGCGCGGCCCAGCTGATGGCGGCGGGCGCCCATATGGTCAAGCTGGAAGGCGGCCAGGTCATGGCCGAGACGGTCGCGTTCCTCACCGCACGTGGCATCCCGGTATGCGGCCACATCGGCCTCACGCCGCAATCGGTGCACCAGCTCGGCGGCTACCGCGTGCAGGGGCGCAGCGAAGCGGCCGCGGAGCAGCTGTTGCTCGATGCGCTGGCGCTGCAGCAATCCGGTGCCGGCCTGATCGTGCTCGAAGCGGTACCCGCCACGCTGGCGCTGCAGATCACCTCGCAGCTCACCATCCCCACCATCGGCATCGGCGCCGGTCCGGGCTGCGCTGGCCAGGTGCTGGTGCTGCACGACATGCTCGGCATCTATCCCGGCAAGACGCCAAAATTCGCCAAGGACTTCATGAATGGCGCGGGCAGCATCCAGGCTGCCGTGCTGGCTTACGTGCGCGATGTGAAGAGCGGCGCGTTCCCGGCGCCGGAGCACACTTTCTGA
- a CDS encoding lipid A biosynthesis acyltransferase yields the protein MSRNWLGQQERGSLLLMRLITWIALNIGRPATRLLLAPISLYFLLFSGKARQASRLYLRRALAREPGWADVYRHYFCFSATILDRLYFLSGRHTLFDIEVHGVEPLLACLRRGQGCVLLGAHLGSFEVLRTLAVEFGKVPFAMLMHTDNAHKMNAIIDSLNPEMAGSIIAMGSPDGLLRAKEVIDAGGIVGMLSDRVRPGDKTLPCRFFGQDAALPDGPLAFASITHAPIFLCLGLYRGQRHYDVHFELLAETIDAPRARRREAIHGYLQQYVARLEHYCRIAPYNWFNFYDYWQAGQTE from the coding sequence ATGAGCCGCAACTGGCTGGGACAGCAGGAACGCGGCAGCCTGCTGCTGATGCGCCTGATCACCTGGATCGCGCTCAACATCGGCCGCCCGGCAACGCGCCTGCTGCTGGCGCCGATCAGCCTGTATTTCCTGCTGTTCTCCGGCAAGGCGCGCCAGGCTTCGCGCCTCTACCTGCGCCGCGCCCTGGCACGCGAGCCCGGTTGGGCCGATGTGTACCGCCACTATTTCTGCTTTTCCGCCACCATTCTCGACCGCCTGTATTTCCTCTCCGGGCGCCACACCCTGTTCGACATCGAGGTGCACGGCGTCGAGCCGCTGCTCGCCTGCCTGCGGCGCGGGCAAGGCTGCGTCCTGCTGGGCGCGCACCTCGGCAGCTTCGAAGTGCTGCGCACGCTGGCGGTGGAGTTCGGCAAGGTGCCTTTCGCCATGCTGATGCACACCGACAACGCGCACAAGATGAACGCCATCATCGACAGCCTCAACCCGGAAATGGCAGGCTCCATCATCGCCATGGGCTCGCCGGACGGCCTGCTGCGCGCCAAGGAAGTGATCGACGCCGGCGGCATCGTCGGCATGCTGAGCGACCGCGTCAGGCCGGGCGACAAGACGCTGCCGTGCCGCTTTTTCGGTCAGGACGCCGCCCTGCCGGACGGCCCGCTGGCCTTCGCCAGCATCACCCATGCACCGATATTCCTGTGCCTCGGCCTGTATCGCGGTCAGCGCCACTACGACGTGCATTTCGAGCTGCTGGCCGAGACCATCGATGCCCCGCGCGCGCGTCGCCGCGAGGCCATTCACGGCTATCTGCAGCAATACGTCGCGCGTCTCGAGCACTATTGCCGCATCGCGCCCTACAACTGGTTCAATTTCTATGATTATTGGCAGGCAGGTCAGACCGAATGA
- a CDS encoding phosphopantetheine-binding protein, whose amino-acid sequence MADNNTPFEQEVAALIVEALNLEMAADEIEAEQPLYQDGLGLDSIDMLEISLAVSKKYGFQLKADDPDNASTFSSLRSLARHIEKNRVK is encoded by the coding sequence ATGGCAGACAACAACACCCCCTTCGAGCAGGAAGTCGCGGCCCTCATCGTGGAGGCGCTCAACCTTGAAATGGCAGCAGATGAAATCGAGGCGGAACAGCCGCTCTATCAGGACGGGCTGGGCCTGGATTCGATCGACATGCTCGAAATCTCGCTCGCCGTTTCCAAGAAATACGGCTTTCAGCTCAAGGCCGACGATCCGGACAATGCCAGCACCTTCTCGTCCCTGCGCAGCCTGGCGCGGCACATCGAAAAGAACCGCGTGAAATAA
- a CDS encoding homoserine dehydrogenase yields the protein MQKQKVAIVGLGRVGSAFLDELLCLTGKGVKVAYAVEKNDTPGKKAAEAAGVKILSIDELIALGEDVDIVFDLTGIEEVRKKLREKLFASNNRHTVIAPESIAHFLWSIMSDASLPVIEGRKTGY from the coding sequence ATGCAAAAACAGAAGGTTGCCATTGTCGGTCTGGGGCGGGTCGGTTCCGCATTTCTGGATGAACTGCTGTGTCTGACCGGGAAGGGCGTAAAGGTCGCCTATGCGGTGGAAAAAAACGACACGCCGGGGAAAAAAGCTGCAGAAGCCGCCGGCGTGAAGATTCTGTCGATCGACGAACTGATTGCCCTGGGTGAAGACGTGGACATCGTGTTCGATCTCACCGGTATCGAGGAAGTCAGAAAAAAACTGCGCGAAAAGCTTTTCGCCTCGAACAACCGCCACACCGTCATCGCCCCCGAAAGCATCGCCCATTTCCTGTGGTCGATCATGAGCGACGCCTCACTGCCTGTTATCGAAGGCAGAAAAACCGGTTACTGA
- the panC gene encoding pantoate--beta-alanine ligase — protein MEIISAIAVLRETLKGRQPVAFVPTMGNLHAGHIALVEQARRQGRCVVVSIFVNPLQFGPGEDLANYPRTLEEDCRRLQAAGADIVFTPSVQELFPAPQQFQVEPPAIAGELCGAYRPGHFRGVATIVLKLLNIVQPDCAVFGKKDYQQLHIIRAMVRELNVPVEIVAGETVRAEDGLALSSRNGYLSPAERAEAPRLQRQLAQVKDAVEAGQQDFAALESAAAADLAGHGWQVDYISLRNAATLQHAQPGDTALVVLGAARLGKTRLIDNLECASN, from the coding sequence ATGGAAATCATTTCCGCCATCGCCGTCCTGCGCGAAACCCTCAAGGGTCGCCAGCCGGTCGCCTTCGTGCCCACCATGGGCAACCTGCATGCCGGCCACATCGCCCTGGTCGAGCAGGCGCGCCGCCAAGGCCGCTGCGTGGTGGTGAGCATTTTCGTCAACCCGCTGCAGTTCGGCCCCGGCGAAGATCTCGCCAACTACCCGCGCACCCTGGAAGAAGACTGCCGCCGGCTCCAGGCCGCTGGCGCGGACATCGTGTTCACGCCCAGCGTGCAGGAACTGTTCCCCGCGCCGCAGCAGTTCCAGGTCGAACCGCCGGCCATCGCCGGCGAACTGTGCGGCGCCTACCGCCCCGGTCATTTCCGCGGCGTCGCCACCATCGTGCTCAAGCTGCTCAACATCGTGCAGCCCGACTGCGCCGTGTTCGGCAAGAAGGATTACCAGCAACTGCACATCATCCGCGCCATGGTGCGCGAACTCAACGTACCGGTGGAGATCGTGGCGGGCGAAACCGTGCGCGCCGAGGATGGCCTCGCCCTGTCCTCGCGCAACGGCTACCTGAGCCCGGCCGAACGCGCCGAAGCGCCGCGCCTGCAGCGCCAACTGGCGCAGGTCAAGGATGCCGTGGAAGCGGGGCAGCAGGACTTTGCCGCACTGGAAAGCGCCGCTGCAGCCGATCTCGCCGGCCACGGCTGGCAGGTCGATTACATCTCGCTGCGCAACGCCGCCACCCTGCAGCACGCGCAACCCGGAGACACAGCACTGGTGGTGCTTGGCGCTGCACGGCTGGGCAAGACACGGCTGATAGACAACCTCGAATGCGCCTCAAACTGA
- a CDS encoding MMPL family transporter: MKRWPVAIWLAGLAFCIWIVAAHTRINTDMAAFLPDSASPAQQLMVEQLRDGVTSRIVMFALEGAEARQLAETSKKLARALEASGHFSYVRSGEQALTPVERERLMRYRYLLSPATDAAHFSAGGLQQSLQDSLQLLASPAGAMIKQLLPSDPTGEMLALLESWGGTGSGPGVNNGVWFSADGKRALLLAETKAPAFDIDAQQKVGDDVRRIFATTRTSPEIKLLMSGPSIFAVESRNRIHDDAWRLSMIATALVAVILLVAYGSPRLLVLGMLPVASGALAGLTAVSLGYGTVHGITMGFGVTLIGEAVDYPTYLFTQRAPHESLRQTLQRIWPTLRLAVLTTVFGSLTMLLSGFSGLSQLGMFSLAGVLTAGLMTRFVIPEIAPARLEVAERTATQAVLARSATALTRLRWAPLAVLLCAAVYLAVQGKNLWENDLANLSPVSQKGLDMEHLDQSLRDELGAPDVRYLIAVQGSDQQAALERSEQLAPTLQTLVRQGVISGFDLAARVIPSQKVQAARQAALPDQETLRRNLQAALAATPFKPDVFEPFLHDVERSRHLPLLQPEVWHGTPLGSLAQGMLVKHGTGWVALISLRGVKSDAELATFMTGLHDGNAFLLDIKGESNKMITQYRDQSLLYSIFGVAAIVAVLGFGLRNFRAVFSVMLPVSAAILGTTALLALLGIKLSLFHVVSLLLVLGIGLNYGLFINLPASDEKERRRALFSTLVCVASTVSAFGALAFSASPVLQAIGGTVALGAVLSLVFAAMWAESGR, translated from the coding sequence GTGAAGCGCTGGCCGGTCGCCATCTGGCTCGCGGGGTTGGCCTTCTGCATCTGGATCGTGGCGGCGCATACCCGCATCAACACCGACATGGCGGCCTTCCTGCCCGACAGCGCCTCGCCGGCACAGCAACTCATGGTCGAGCAACTGCGCGACGGGGTGACCTCGCGCATTGTCATGTTTGCGCTGGAAGGCGCGGAAGCTAGGCAACTTGCCGAGACCAGCAAAAAACTGGCGCGCGCGCTGGAGGCCAGCGGCCATTTCAGCTATGTGCGCAGCGGCGAACAGGCCCTCACCCCGGTGGAGCGCGAGCGGCTGATGCGCTACCGCTACCTCCTCAGCCCCGCGACGGATGCGGCGCATTTCAGCGCGGGCGGGCTGCAACAGTCCCTGCAGGACAGCCTGCAGCTGCTGGCCTCGCCGGCCGGCGCCATGATCAAGCAACTGCTTCCTTCCGACCCCACAGGCGAAATGCTCGCTCTGCTGGAAAGCTGGGGCGGCACGGGCAGCGGACCGGGGGTAAACAACGGGGTGTGGTTCTCGGCGGACGGCAAGCGCGCGCTGCTGCTGGCCGAAACCAAAGCACCGGCCTTCGACATCGACGCACAGCAAAAAGTCGGTGATGACGTGCGGCGGATTTTTGCAACGACCCGTACCAGTCCGGAGATTAAGCTGCTCATGAGCGGGCCGAGCATTTTCGCCGTGGAGTCGCGCAACCGCATCCACGACGACGCGTGGCGCCTGAGCATGATCGCCACCGCCCTGGTTGCAGTGATCCTGCTCGTTGCCTACGGCTCGCCGCGCCTGCTGGTGCTCGGCATGCTGCCGGTGGCGAGCGGCGCGCTGGCTGGCCTGACCGCGGTCAGCCTGGGTTACGGCACGGTCCACGGCATCACCATGGGCTTCGGCGTCACCCTGATCGGCGAGGCGGTGGACTATCCGACCTACCTGTTCACCCAGCGCGCGCCCCACGAATCCCTGCGCCAAACGCTGCAGCGCATCTGGCCCACGCTGCGCCTGGCGGTGCTGACCACCGTGTTCGGCAGCCTCACCATGCTGCTCTCCGGCTTTTCCGGACTGTCGCAACTGGGCATGTTTTCCCTTGCGGGCGTTCTCACGGCTGGGCTGATGACGCGCTTCGTCATTCCCGAAATCGCCCCGGCCCGCCTCGAAGTCGCGGAAAGAACCGCAACGCAGGCCGTTCTGGCGCGCTCTGCGACGGCGCTGACCCGGCTCCGCTGGGCGCCTCTGGCCGTGCTGCTGTGCGCCGCCGTCTACCTGGCGGTGCAGGGAAAAAACCTGTGGGAAAACGACCTCGCCAACCTGAGCCCGGTTTCACAAAAGGGCCTGGACATGGAACACCTCGATCAAAGCCTGCGCGACGAACTGGGCGCACCGGACGTGCGCTACCTGATCGCCGTGCAGGGCAGCGACCAGCAGGCTGCCCTCGAGCGCAGCGAACAGCTCGCGCCCACACTGCAAACGCTGGTGCGGCAAGGCGTCATTAGCGGATTCGACCTCGCGGCGCGCGTGATTCCCAGCCAGAAAGTCCAGGCCGCACGCCAGGCCGCTTTGCCCGATCAGGAGACACTGAGGCGCAACCTGCAAGCCGCGCTCGCGGCAACGCCGTTCAAGCCCGATGTCTTCGAACCTTTTTTGCATGATGTCGAGCGCTCCCGCCATCTGCCCCTGCTGCAACCCGAAGTCTGGCACGGCACCCCCCTGGGCTCGCTGGCGCAAGGCATGCTGGTCAAGCACGGCACGGGCTGGGTAGCGCTGATTTCGCTGCGCGGGGTCAAGAGCGACGCCGAACTCGCCACTTTCATGACCGGGCTACACGATGGAAATGCTTTCCTGCTGGACATCAAGGGCGAATCCAACAAAATGATCACGCAGTACCGCGACCAGTCGCTGCTGTACTCGATCTTCGGCGTGGCGGCCATCGTCGCGGTGCTGGGCTTCGGCCTGCGCAATTTCCGCGCGGTGTTCTCGGTGATGCTCCCGGTCAGCGCGGCCATCCTCGGCACCACGGCCTTGCTGGCCTTGCTGGGTATCAAACTGTCGCTGTTCCACGTCGTTTCGCTGCTGCTGGTGCTGGGCATCGGCCTCAACTACGGCCTGTTCATCAACCTGCCCGCATCCGACGAAAAGGAACGGCGGCGCGCCCTGTTTTCCACCCTGGTGTGCGTGGCCAGCACGGTCAGCGCTTTCGGCGCCCTGGCGTTCTCCGCCTCCCCGGTGCTGCAGGCGATCGGCGGTACGGTGGCGCTTGGCGCGGTTTTGTCCCTGGTGTTTGCGGCGATGTGGGCGGAATCCGGGCGCTAA